One Dialister invisus DSM 15470 genomic region harbors:
- a CDS encoding SGNH/GDSL hydrolase family protein produces the protein MKRIFISLFFFAFMWTAAGADASPELLFVRWPANPDAVWYSFRIVPVTQHFGRKEMRPPIYEDGHVFRDSVMIEKEITDSYNGPGILCCQVKAIGLDGQSISAYSAPVPMEKAAQEMERYAPKIRVKYHEQNGTVLLYPAYSFVKIPHAVSYEVEITDEEPENPDGCEPSVHRISQGVVTIPELFDESPRQGTVWWRVRGLDENGGPVGVWSEAEKIVNDPAENWETGILGDSISHGGGRMSYSPADWPYNYAYYLDFPTINMSRSGDKTDDLLRRFDADVLPFHVRYLLIMGGTNNLRCGGTAEEVISDLEALQEKCRANDIKPVLLTIPPIAPDRIWKYYHQPTAENWKAEFDKVNGWIRTQTHIDTAAPFAMYEDMPENLAADGLHPDKEAKEKMGKIINEKFPEIRKKISETKIQK, from the coding sequence ATGAAGAGGATTTTTATTTCTCTTTTCTTTTTTGCTTTTATGTGGACCGCTGCCGGGGCGGATGCTTCTCCGGAACTTCTTTTTGTCCGCTGGCCGGCGAATCCGGACGCGGTGTGGTATTCTTTCCGCATCGTGCCTGTGACACAGCATTTCGGACGGAAAGAAATGCGCCCGCCGATTTATGAAGATGGCCATGTTTTCCGTGACAGTGTGATGATTGAAAAAGAAATTACAGACAGCTATAACGGACCGGGGATCCTCTGCTGCCAGGTGAAAGCCATCGGTCTGGACGGGCAGAGCATTTCCGCCTATTCGGCGCCTGTGCCGATGGAAAAGGCCGCGCAGGAAATGGAACGGTACGCGCCGAAGATCCGTGTGAAATACCATGAGCAGAACGGTACGGTTCTCCTTTATCCGGCCTATTCTTTTGTGAAAATTCCCCACGCGGTTTCTTATGAAGTGGAAATTACTGATGAAGAACCGGAAAATCCTGACGGCTGTGAACCGTCTGTTCATCGCATTTCGCAGGGGGTTGTTACAATTCCCGAACTTTTTGATGAGTCGCCGCGGCAGGGAACGGTCTGGTGGCGTGTCCGCGGTCTTGATGAAAACGGCGGGCCTGTAGGCGTATGGAGCGAAGCGGAAAAGATCGTGAATGATCCCGCGGAAAACTGGGAAACCGGCATTCTTGGAGACAGTATCAGCCACGGCGGCGGAAGGATGTCTTACAGTCCGGCGGACTGGCCTTACAATTATGCGTACTACCTTGATTTTCCTACGATAAATATGTCCCGGAGCGGTGATAAAACGGACGACCTTCTCCGGCGGTTCGATGCAGATGTCCTCCCTTTCCATGTACGGTACCTTCTCATTATGGGTGGAACAAACAATCTGCGCTGCGGGGGAACGGCGGAAGAGGTCATTTCTGACCTGGAAGCTCTTCAGGAAAAATGCAGGGCTAATGACATCAAGCCTGTCCTGCTTACCATTCCCCCGATCGCCCCGGATCGGATTTGGAAATATTACCACCAGCCGACGGCAGAAAACTGGAAAGCGGAATTTGACAAAGTGAACGGCTGGATACGGACGCAGACCCATATCGATACGGCAGCGCCCTTTGCCATGTATGAAGACATGCCGGAAAATCTTGCGGCGGACGGCCTTCATCCCGACAAAGAAGCAAAAGAAAAAATGGGGAAAATAATCAATGAAAAATTTCCTGAAATAAGAAAAAAGATCTCTGAAACGAAAATACAAAAATAA
- a CDS encoding ADP-ribosylglycohydrolase family protein, which translates to MTEIEMFRGAMIGGACGDALGYPLQELSVCRIQHKYGPFGLRTLVRNGQCGNLAPVTGNTQMELATVDGLLWTDAKKLEEAEGLYRGYMRWFYSQTGEEPRRGQRTWMRRQPHEREICLVREKFMHARRKPEEGLLNAFSGETMGTTKNKVNESKGGGALTRVVPIGLLYAGDSKTAFNAGVRAAAFSHSTPVAYYAAGAVSALIACLADGMTLPKAIERIHGLLNKTHRTDSITTLLSAAQQQANDQPAGKGNVWAYIDSIHSLGSGDQADEALAIAVYAALAVDDPVDAIIAAANHNGNSPITAALTGAIEGVRFGADFLPNYWKDLVEGEEIIAGLADKLYHLYEKRLRREKAKQKTKVKTAGSEKGKIKSGKPAEEKPAEEKPKRKRTGKTEAADVKEAEETVNRKAKRSRKAKTAKA; encoded by the coding sequence ATGACGGAGATAGAAATGTTCCGCGGCGCGATGATTGGCGGCGCCTGCGGAGATGCTCTGGGGTACCCTTTGCAGGAGCTTTCTGTCTGTCGTATTCAGCACAAGTACGGGCCCTTTGGCCTGCGTACGCTTGTGCGGAACGGGCAGTGCGGAAATCTGGCGCCGGTGACGGGAAATACGCAGATGGAACTGGCCACGGTAGACGGACTTCTGTGGACAGATGCAAAGAAATTGGAAGAAGCAGAAGGGCTGTACCGCGGCTATATGCGCTGGTTTTACAGCCAGACGGGGGAGGAACCGCGGCGCGGGCAGCGTACATGGATGAGACGGCAGCCTCATGAACGGGAGATCTGCCTTGTGCGGGAAAAATTCATGCATGCCCGCCGTAAACCGGAAGAAGGTCTTTTGAATGCGTTTTCCGGGGAAACGATGGGGACAACGAAAAATAAGGTAAATGAAAGCAAAGGCGGCGGCGCGCTGACAAGAGTGGTACCTATCGGGCTCCTTTATGCCGGCGACAGTAAGACAGCTTTTAATGCCGGCGTAAGGGCGGCGGCTTTTTCCCACTCGACTCCTGTCGCTTACTATGCGGCAGGGGCGGTATCGGCACTGATTGCCTGCCTTGCTGACGGAATGACGCTTCCCAAGGCTATTGAACGGATTCACGGGCTTTTGAATAAAACCCATCGGACCGACAGCATTACCACGCTTCTTTCTGCGGCGCAGCAGCAGGCTAACGACCAGCCTGCCGGAAAGGGGAATGTCTGGGCGTACATCGACAGTATCCATTCTCTGGGAAGCGGCGATCAGGCAGATGAAGCTCTGGCGATAGCCGTATATGCTGCCCTTGCCGTGGATGATCCTGTGGATGCGATCATCGCCGCGGCGAACCATAACGGAAACAGCCCGATTACGGCAGCGCTGACAGGAGCCATAGAAGGCGTCCGCTTCGGCGCAGATTTTCTTCCGAATTACTGGAAGGATCTGGTGGAAGGGGAAGAAATCATTGCCGGTCTGGCGGATAAACTGTACCACCTGTATGAAAAGCGCCTGAGAAGAGAAAAGGCAAAACAGAAAACAAAAGTTAAAACGGCCGGATCTGAAAAAGGGAAAATAAAATCCGGAAAACCGGCAGAGGAAAAGCCCGCGGAAGAAAAGCCGAAAAGAAAGCGCACAGGAAAAACGGAAGCGGCCGATGTGAAAGAAGCGGAAGAAACGGTAAATCGGAAGGCCAAAAGATCACGAAAGGCGAAAACCGCAAAAGCGTAA
- a CDS encoding TonB family protein, translated as MKRILISLSAALLLSSGISQAAVPQGGYFLDKNGVPLTEEMQTKPSLKSNPMLPQSGAVHAAMESLPHSSSTVIRMTVTEDGIPTDAVITQSAGSVVLDEYAMRCVESWRFNPAKLGDKPVSAAVSIPVRFLSMMVSTPAAPSDCPMKKASAEVKEAIERNNHPVIRVSVYITADGKTDGKPKADNDGNLPGSDFKILSEYAENSVKEWSFTPAVNPDGEPIPQELIVPVQL; from the coding sequence ATGAAAAGAATATTAATCTCATTATCCGCAGCACTCCTTCTTTCTTCCGGCATTTCCCAGGCAGCGGTTCCGCAGGGAGGATATTTCCTTGACAAGAACGGCGTTCCGCTCACGGAAGAAATGCAGACAAAGCCAAGTCTGAAAAGCAATCCCATGCTTCCTCAGAGCGGTGCCGTCCATGCCGCCATGGAATCCCTTCCTCATTCTTCCTCCACAGTCATCCGGATGACCGTCACGGAAGACGGGATCCCCACCGATGCCGTTATCACCCAAAGCGCAGGATCCGTTGTTCTTGACGAATATGCCATGAGATGCGTAGAAAGCTGGCGCTTCAACCCCGCCAAACTGGGAGACAAGCCGGTGAGCGCTGCCGTATCCATTCCTGTGCGCTTCCTTTCCATGATGGTTTCCACACCTGCTGCTCCGTCCGACTGCCCGATGAAGAAGGCGTCTGCCGAAGTGAAAGAGGCCATAGAAAGAAATAACCATCCTGTGATTCGTGTTTCCGTCTACATCACGGCGGATGGGAAAACTGACGGCAAGCCGAAAGCGGACAACGATGGAAATCTGCCGGGCAGCGATTTCAAAATCCTTTCCGAGTATGCGGAAAATTCCGTAAAAGAATGGAGCTTCACACCGGCCGTGAATCCTGACGGAGAACCCATTCCCCAGGAATTGATTGTCCCGGTGCAGTTATAA
- the mscL gene encoding large conductance mechanosensitive channel protein MscL, whose amino-acid sequence MGMMKEFRDFAVRGNVVDMAVGVVIGGAFGKIISSLVENIIMPPIGMIMGGVDFSNRFINLGKTPVATLAEAKEMNVPVIAYGQFLNTIIDFLIIAFVIFLVVRQMNRAFPKEEAAPARTCQFCKEPIADDATRCPHCTAVLDETK is encoded by the coding sequence ATGGGCATGATGAAAGAATTCAGGGATTTTGCTGTCAGGGGCAATGTGGTCGATATGGCAGTCGGCGTCGTTATCGGCGGCGCTTTCGGAAAGATCATATCTTCCCTGGTGGAAAATATCATCATGCCGCCTATCGGAATGATTATGGGCGGTGTTGATTTCTCAAATCGGTTTATCAATCTGGGAAAAACACCGGTGGCTACACTGGCGGAAGCTAAAGAAATGAACGTGCCTGTCATCGCTTACGGACAGTTTCTTAATACAATCATTGATTTCCTGATCATCGCTTTCGTGATTTTCCTTGTGGTCCGCCAGATGAACAGGGCTTTTCCGAAAGAAGAAGCCGCACCGGCGCGCACCTGTCAGTTCTGCAAAGAACCCATTGCCGATGATGCGACCCGCTGTCCACACTGCACAGCTGTTCTTGATGAAACAAAGTAA
- a CDS encoding L-ribulose-5-phosphate 4-epimerase has product MLETLKEAVCAANLELVKRGAVIYTWGNVSGIDREKGLMVIKPSGVPYESMTAGDMVAVDVETGETVEGKWKPSSDTETHLALYRAFPEIGGVTHTHSVNAAAFAQAGLDIPALGTTHADYFYGDIPCTRALTEEETKNAYEKNTGAVIIETVRCRGYEPLAVPGALVRNHGPFAWGKNAADAVYHAVVMETAAEMALKTKLLNPSASLPAYILDEHYQRKHGPNATYGQGK; this is encoded by the coding sequence ATGCTGGAGACATTAAAAGAGGCGGTGTGCGCCGCCAATCTGGAACTTGTGAAACGGGGTGCCGTGATCTATACATGGGGGAATGTGAGCGGTATCGACCGGGAGAAAGGCCTTATGGTCATCAAACCGTCAGGTGTGCCTTATGAGAGCATGACAGCGGGCGACATGGTAGCAGTCGATGTGGAGACGGGAGAAACAGTGGAAGGGAAATGGAAACCGTCTTCCGATACGGAGACCCACCTGGCGCTGTACCGCGCGTTTCCTGAAATTGGTGGTGTGACACATACCCATTCCGTCAATGCCGCAGCTTTTGCCCAGGCGGGACTCGATATTCCTGCCCTCGGTACGACCCATGCGGATTATTTTTATGGGGATATCCCCTGCACAAGGGCGCTTACGGAAGAAGAAACGAAAAACGCTTATGAGAAAAATACGGGTGCCGTCATTATAGAAACTGTGCGCTGCCGCGGATACGAGCCGCTTGCCGTGCCCGGTGCCCTTGTACGGAACCACGGGCCTTTTGCCTGGGGAAAAAACGCGGCGGACGCTGTGTACCATGCGGTCGTCATGGAGACTGCGGCGGAAATGGCGCTGAAAACAAAATTATTGAATCCTTCGGCCTCGCTTCCCGCATACATCCTTGACGAGCACTACCAAAGAAAGCACGGTCCGAATGCGACGTACGGACAAGGGAAATAA
- a CDS encoding alpha/beta hydrolase has product MMGSKVFKAFTAVAAAAAAVWLLPKRKREMTVRPIPAGESMSCIRERTGVNQDALCLYYYRPGRWTGKDAVFIAFHGFGRDGAEYCKALRKLAEERNMLIVCPELTERKYPGAEWYQEGGIMDTDGHIREKEERTFSAADRIVAEVKNRTQAAGKIILFGHSAGGQFVHRWALLGGKKNVDVIAVANSGWFTMPDRDIDYPYGIKNVGITDEELGEAFAKPVILFMGEKDVERKPPFRDTPEADAQGMNRMERCTNYFRQCKAKAEELRVPFRWKLETVEGAAHQGVKMAEGAAAYIFGKSSEDRNRRV; this is encoded by the coding sequence ATGATGGGAAGCAAAGTTTTCAAGGCATTCACCGCTGTCGCTGCTGCAGCAGCTGCTGTGTGGCTTCTGCCGAAAAGGAAAAGAGAAATGACGGTACGCCCCATTCCGGCGGGAGAAAGTATGTCCTGCATCAGGGAACGGACAGGGGTGAATCAGGATGCTCTTTGCCTGTACTACTATCGTCCCGGCAGGTGGACGGGAAAGGATGCCGTCTTTATTGCATTCCATGGCTTTGGCAGGGATGGCGCGGAATATTGCAAAGCGCTCCGGAAACTGGCGGAGGAAAGGAATATGCTGATTGTCTGTCCGGAGTTGACGGAAAGGAAGTATCCCGGCGCGGAATGGTATCAGGAAGGCGGCATCATGGATACAGACGGACATATCCGTGAAAAAGAAGAGCGGACGTTCTCCGCGGCGGACCGGATCGTGGCAGAAGTGAAAAACCGCACGCAGGCAGCAGGGAAAATCATTCTTTTCGGCCATTCTGCAGGCGGGCAGTTTGTCCATCGATGGGCGCTCCTCGGAGGAAAGAAAAACGTGGATGTAATCGCCGTGGCCAATTCCGGCTGGTTTACCATGCCTGACAGGGATATTGATTATCCTTACGGCATAAAGAATGTGGGGATTACTGATGAGGAACTGGGGGAAGCGTTTGCAAAGCCGGTCATTCTCTTTATGGGTGAAAAGGATGTGGAGCGGAAACCGCCGTTCCGCGATACGCCCGAAGCAGACGCCCAGGGGATGAACCGAATGGAACGGTGTACGAATTATTTCCGGCAATGTAAAGCAAAAGCGGAGGAGCTGCGGGTTCCTTTCCGCTGGAAACTGGAAACCGTAGAAGGCGCGGCTCATCAGGGGGTAAAAATGGCGGAAGGCGCAGCGGCATATATTTTTGGGAAATCATCGGAAGATAGAAATCGGAGAGTGTAA
- a CDS encoding tripartite tricarboxylate transporter substrate binding protein encodes MKKKLAVLAAAAVAAGILLGGCGGSKSGGAKSGSAAWKPEKDVKIIVAYKAGSGTDTGARLLANSAKKYVGQTLVIENKPGADGKIGWTELAKAKPDGYTLGFINLPTYTTLASQKGAAFDEKSIIPIANHLTETAVVVVRKDAKWKDLKELVADAQANPGQLKASTNGVQASNHTSAQLLAQSAKFEYNAVPYGGTADQLLALRQGEVDFSCAKVADVIKLINGENAELRVLGVFDEKRDPQLPDVPTLGELGYYNKWYGSARAIVAPKGTPENIIKFYEDAFKKTMEDKDVVEAHKKAGMVLDYKDSKDLGRLIDEQLAFCKDVVSKLYEKK; translated from the coding sequence ATGAAAAAGAAATTGGCTGTGCTCGCCGCAGCGGCGGTCGCTGCAGGTATCCTTCTTGGCGGATGCGGCGGTTCCAAGAGCGGCGGCGCAAAAAGCGGCTCTGCCGCCTGGAAGCCGGAAAAAGATGTGAAGATCATCGTCGCCTATAAAGCCGGTTCCGGTACGGATACAGGCGCGCGTCTGCTGGCCAACAGCGCCAAGAAGTATGTCGGCCAGACCCTGGTCATCGAAAACAAACCCGGGGCTGACGGAAAAATCGGCTGGACGGAACTCGCCAAGGCCAAACCGGACGGATACACCTTAGGATTCATCAATCTGCCGACCTACACCACGCTCGCTTCCCAGAAAGGCGCTGCCTTTGATGAAAAGTCCATTATCCCGATTGCAAACCATCTGACGGAAACCGCTGTGGTTGTCGTCAGAAAAGACGCAAAGTGGAAGGACTTAAAAGAACTCGTGGCAGACGCACAGGCAAACCCGGGGCAGCTGAAAGCTTCCACCAACGGCGTACAGGCCTCCAACCACACCTCCGCCCAGCTTCTCGCCCAGTCCGCGAAATTTGAATATAATGCCGTTCCTTATGGCGGTACTGCCGACCAGCTCCTTGCTCTCCGCCAGGGCGAAGTGGACTTCTCCTGCGCTAAAGTTGCCGACGTCATCAAACTGATTAACGGTGAAAATGCCGAACTCCGTGTCCTCGGTGTATTTGATGAAAAGCGCGACCCCCAGCTGCCTGACGTTCCGACACTCGGCGAACTCGGCTACTACAATAAATGGTACGGATCTGCCCGCGCTATTGTCGCCCCGAAAGGCACCCCCGAAAATATAATTAAATTCTATGAAGACGCTTTCAAAAAAACCATGGAAGACAAAGATGTTGTGGAAGCCCACAAGAAAGCTGGCATGGTTCTCGATTACAAGGACAGCAAAGATCTGGGCAGGCTCATTGACGAGCAGCTCGCTTTCTGCAAAGATGTAGTCAGCAAACTGTACGAAAAGAAATAA
- a CDS encoding tripartite tricarboxylate transporter TctB family protein, with protein sequence MKKSDIYICGFMYLFSFFFLYLTLDFPEPARHYPYFVIGLLLLLTTVRMSHLFRDYRREHKVINDSAEVFDGFLPKQFWIMFAAFLLFFLLMYLFGFYIASIVYIFICLRFFRIKMKYIFLVLICMAALIYGTFDVFLNVPLPEGIIMEEFL encoded by the coding sequence ATGAAAAAATCAGATATTTATATCTGCGGATTCATGTATCTTTTCTCATTTTTCTTTTTATATCTGACACTGGACTTTCCCGAGCCGGCAAGACACTATCCGTACTTTGTCATCGGGCTGCTCCTTCTTCTGACGACGGTCCGCATGAGCCATCTGTTCCGCGATTACAGAAGAGAACACAAAGTCATCAATGACAGCGCCGAAGTATTTGACGGCTTTCTTCCGAAACAGTTCTGGATCATGTTTGCCGCTTTCCTCCTGTTCTTTCTCCTGATGTACCTCTTCGGCTTCTACATCGCCTCCATTGTGTACATCTTCATCTGCCTCCGCTTCTTCAGGATAAAAATGAAATACATTTTTCTCGTCCTGATCTGCATGGCCGCCCTCATCTACGGTACATTCGATGTATTCCTCAATGTACCCCTGCCTGAAGGGATCATTATGGAAGAATTCTTATAA
- a CDS encoding tripartite tricarboxylate transporter permease, which produces MDANTFGLMSAGFANALMPSNLIMMIIGVTIGIVVGCMPGLSAAMGVALLLPLTFGMAPETGLIMLGGIYCGAIFGGSISAILIHTPGTPASAATALDGYELTKQGKAGKALGTACIASFFGGLLSCISLYFFAPMLAELAMKFGSPEYFWLALFGLTIIAGVTTGSMVKGLMSGAFGLILSTIGMDPMEGTERFMFGIDELYNGINVTCALIGLFSLSQVFILAEKAIKERGSIVKFHDSVMLKFHELKQIGPTVIRSWLIGNIIGILPGAGASIACFLGYNTAKQFSKKPEDFGRGSIEGVAGSEAANNAVTGGSLIPTLTLGIPGESVTAVLMGGLIIQGLQPGPELFTKYAPMTYTFFAGFVIVQFFMLLIGLGGCRIFAHISKLSDAVLIPCIFVLCVVGSFAINNSFVDVVIMFIFGIMGYLMRKLGLNTAAVVLALILGPIGERGLRRSLTLSGNDITILFSTPICWVLITLCILSSFSPLLMDWLKKGKQAIKGK; this is translated from the coding sequence ATGGATGCAAACACATTCGGACTCATGTCGGCAGGTTTTGCCAACGCCCTCATGCCGTCTAATCTAATCATGATGATTATCGGCGTCACCATCGGAATCGTTGTCGGCTGTATGCCGGGCCTTTCCGCCGCCATGGGCGTAGCGCTTCTTCTGCCGCTTACCTTCGGCATGGCTCCCGAAACGGGACTGATCATGCTCGGCGGCATTTACTGCGGCGCCATCTTCGGCGGTTCTATTTCCGCCATCCTGATCCATACCCCCGGCACACCCGCTTCCGCGGCAACGGCGCTCGACGGGTATGAACTCACCAAACAGGGAAAAGCCGGCAAGGCACTCGGCACGGCATGCATCGCTTCTTTCTTCGGCGGTCTCCTTTCCTGTATTTCTCTTTATTTCTTTGCTCCCATGCTTGCTGAACTGGCTATGAAGTTCGGAAGCCCTGAATATTTCTGGCTTGCTCTCTTCGGACTCACCATCATTGCGGGCGTCACCACGGGCTCCATGGTGAAAGGGCTTATGAGCGGTGCCTTCGGCCTTATCCTTTCCACCATCGGCATGGATCCCATGGAAGGTACGGAACGGTTCATGTTCGGCATCGACGAACTGTACAACGGCATCAACGTCACCTGTGCCCTGATCGGTCTCTTTTCTCTTTCCCAGGTCTTCATTCTTGCGGAAAAAGCGATTAAGGAAAGAGGAAGCATCGTCAAATTTCACGACTCCGTCATGCTGAAATTCCATGAGCTGAAACAGATCGGTCCGACCGTCATCCGTTCCTGGCTCATCGGGAACATCATCGGTATCCTCCCGGGCGCGGGCGCTTCTATCGCCTGCTTCCTGGGCTATAATACGGCAAAACAGTTTTCCAAAAAGCCGGAAGATTTCGGCCGCGGCTCCATTGAAGGCGTCGCTGGTTCGGAAGCGGCAAACAACGCTGTTACCGGCGGCTCCCTCATTCCCACACTGACACTGGGCATTCCGGGAGAATCAGTGACCGCCGTGCTCATGGGCGGCCTCATCATCCAGGGACTCCAGCCGGGCCCGGAGCTTTTCACCAAGTACGCTCCCATGACTTACACCTTCTTTGCGGGGTTCGTCATTGTCCAGTTCTTCATGCTCCTTATCGGCCTAGGCGGATGCCGCATATTTGCCCATATTTCCAAATTGTCCGACGCCGTTCTCATTCCCTGCATCTTTGTCCTCTGCGTTGTCGGCTCCTTTGCCATCAACAACAGCTTTGTCGACGTAGTTATCATGTTCATCTTCGGCATTATGGGCTACCTGATGAGAAAGCTGGGATTAAATACGGCGGCCGTCGTCCTCGCCCTTATTTTAGGACCGATCGGCGAAAGAGGCCTCCGCAGAAGCCTGACTCTTTCGGGCAATGATATCACCATTCTGTTCTCCACTCCCATCTGCTGGGTACTCATCACTCTCTGCATCCTTTCCTCTTTCTCCCCGCTTCTCATGGACTGGCTGAAAAAAGGAAAACAGGCAATCAAGGGGAAATAA
- a CDS encoding ABC transporter ATP-binding protein produces the protein MKELVRLEGITKAYGDHVIIPPLSLSIHDGEFLTLLGPSGCGKTTLLRMLAGLDTPTKGKIILDGQDITNLPPYKRDVNMVFQNYALFPHMTAEENIGFGLRMKGVGKEEAAKRTQKLLKLIQLEDLRSRYPAQMSGGQQQRVAVARALVNNPKMLLLDEPLGALDYQLRKTLQIELKDLQEELGLTFVFVTHDQEEALTMSDRIVIMDKGEIQQDDDPNTIYHYPKTKFVAEFIGESNFFDDGKEILALRPEKLNLCGGKDGDDSHPAPRLFGTVEDVIFYGTIDKVFIRLDGTGQEVLAYQYFDDVHRWQIDDHVGIWWYEKDEVRVER, from the coding sequence ATGAAAGAATTGGTCCGTCTGGAGGGAATCACCAAGGCTTACGGTGATCATGTCATTATCCCCCCGCTCTCACTCTCTATCCATGATGGCGAGTTTTTAACTTTATTAGGTCCCTCAGGCTGCGGAAAGACGACTCTTCTCCGTATGCTTGCAGGACTGGACACTCCGACAAAAGGAAAAATCATCCTTGACGGACAGGATATCACGAATCTCCCCCCTTACAAAAGGGACGTGAATATGGTATTCCAGAATTATGCTTTGTTCCCCCATATGACAGCAGAGGAAAATATCGGTTTCGGCCTGCGCATGAAAGGCGTCGGCAAAGAGGAAGCCGCGAAGCGCACACAGAAGCTACTGAAACTGATCCAGCTGGAAGATCTCCGCAGCCGTTATCCCGCGCAGATGTCGGGAGGACAGCAGCAGCGTGTCGCCGTAGCCCGCGCCTTGGTAAATAATCCGAAAATGCTTCTTTTGGACGAGCCCCTCGGCGCTCTTGATTACCAGCTCCGCAAAACGCTCCAGATCGAGCTGAAAGACCTGCAGGAAGAACTCGGCCTTACTTTCGTATTCGTCACCCACGATCAGGAAGAAGCCCTCACCATGAGCGACCGTATCGTTATCATGGACAAGGGAGAAATCCAGCAGGACGATGACCCCAATACGATTTACCATTATCCGAAAACAAAATTTGTCGCCGAATTCATAGGAGAAAGCAATTTCTTTGATGACGGAAAAGAAATCCTTGCCCTTCGTCCTGAAAAACTGAATCTCTGCGGCGGAAAAGATGGCGATGATTCCCATCCCGCGCCGCGCTTATTCGGCACGGTGGAGGATGTGATTTTTTACGGCACCATTGATAAAGTATTCATCCGTCTTGACGGCACGGGCCAGGAAGTCCTCGCCTACCAGTACTTTGATGACGTCCACCGTTGGCAGATCGACGACCATGTAGGCATCTGGTGGTATGAAAAAGACGAGGTCAGAGTAGAACGATGA
- a CDS encoding ABC transporter permease, which translates to MKRNGKYLLLPSMIWLTVFFVIPMLIVVAVSFASRTAYGQIVFDWTFQNYTRFLDSLYISIFGRTIFIAVVTTVCTILMGYPLAYCIARLPRRLRQKGLILCMIPFWINFLIRSYAWVIILRSQGVLNTILMKLEVISQPIQFLYNEGAVMLGMVYALLPFMILPVYVSIEQLDRRLLEAAADLGASPVTAFRKVTLPLTMPGIAAGTVLVFISSLGMFVVPDVMGGAKAALVGNVIQNQFLSARDWPFGSALSIVLALLSLILIFLYYRAIRAQKGDSNAENMA; encoded by the coding sequence ATGAAAAGAAACGGAAAATATCTGCTCCTGCCGTCCATGATCTGGCTGACCGTTTTCTTTGTCATTCCCATGCTCATCGTGGTAGCGGTTTCTTTCGCTTCCCGCACGGCGTACGGACAGATCGTTTTTGACTGGACTTTCCAAAACTATACAAGATTTTTGGATTCTCTTTATATTTCCATTTTCGGACGGACAATTTTCATAGCCGTCGTGACCACGGTATGTACCATCCTTATGGGCTATCCGCTGGCATACTGCATCGCCCGGCTCCCCCGCCGTCTGCGGCAGAAAGGGCTGATCCTCTGTATGATTCCTTTCTGGATCAATTTCCTTATCCGCTCCTATGCGTGGGTGATCATCCTCCGCAGCCAGGGCGTGCTGAATACGATTCTGATGAAACTGGAAGTTATTTCCCAGCCGATTCAGTTCCTGTATAATGAAGGCGCCGTCATGCTGGGCATGGTATACGCCCTTCTTCCTTTCATGATCCTCCCCGTTTACGTCTCCATTGAACAGCTCGACCGCAGGCTTTTAGAAGCAGCCGCCGATCTGGGCGCTTCCCCCGTGACAGCATTCCGAAAAGTCACCCTGCCTCTGACGATGCCCGGCATCGCGGCAGGAACGGTACTGGTCTTCATTTCTTCCCTCGGCATGTTCGTCGTCCCCGATGTCATGGGCGGGGCGAAAGCGGCTCTCGTGGGCAATGTCATACAGAACCAGTTCCTCTCCGCCCGCGACTGGCCTTTCGGCTCGGCACTGTCCATCGTGCTTGCCCTGCTTTCCCTCATTCTCATTTTCCTCTATTATCGGGCAATTCGGGCGCAGAAAGGAGACAGCAATGCAGAAAACATGGCGTAG